One window of Chionomys nivalis chromosome 10, mChiNiv1.1, whole genome shotgun sequence genomic DNA carries:
- the Erh gene encoding enhancer of rudimentary homolog isoform X3, with the protein MSHTILLVQPTKRPEGRTYADYESVNECMEGVCKMYEEHLKRMNPNSPSITYDISQLFDFIDDLADLSCLVYRADTQTYQPYNKDWIKEKIYVLLRRQAQQAGK; encoded by the exons ATG TCTCACACCATTTTGCTGGTGCAGCCTACCAAGAGGCCAGAAGGCAGGACTTATGCAGACTATGAGTCTGTGAATGAGTGCATGGAAG GTGTTTGTAAGATGTACGAAGAACATCTGAAAAGAATGAATCCTAACAGCCCCTCCATCACATACGATATCAGTCAgttgtttgattttattgatgATCTGGCAGATCTCAGCTGTCTTGT tTACCGAGCTGATACACAGACGTACCAGCCTTATAACAAAGACTGGATCAAAGAGAAGATCTACGTGCTCCTTCGTCGACAGGCCCAACAAGCTGGGAAGTAG
- the Erh gene encoding enhancer of rudimentary homolog isoform X1, producing the protein MHRLRMAAGKREAWGAPSFSSDALASCRNNGQGTCVRPMTEIDKLAALLFAERGSHTILLVQPTKRPEGRTYADYESVNECMEGVCKMYEEHLKRMNPNSPSITYDISQLFDFIDDLADLSCLVYRADTQTYQPYNKDWIKEKIYVLLRRQAQQAGK; encoded by the exons ATGCACCGTTTGCGGATGGCTGCCGGGAAGAGGGAGGCGTGGGGtgccccttctttctcttcagatGCACTAGCGAGCTGTAGGAACAATGGCCAGGGGACGTGTGTCAGACCTATGACTGAAATTGACAAACTCGCCGCCTTGCTGTTCGCCGAACGTGGG TCTCACACCATTTTGCTGGTGCAGCCTACCAAGAGGCCAGAAGGCAGGACTTATGCAGACTATGAGTCTGTGAATGAGTGCATGGAAG GTGTTTGTAAGATGTACGAAGAACATCTGAAAAGAATGAATCCTAACAGCCCCTCCATCACATACGATATCAGTCAgttgtttgattttattgatgATCTGGCAGATCTCAGCTGTCTTGT tTACCGAGCTGATACACAGACGTACCAGCCTTATAACAAAGACTGGATCAAAGAGAAGATCTACGTGCTCCTTCGTCGACAGGCCCAACAAGCTGGGAAGTAG
- the Erh gene encoding enhancer of rudimentary homolog isoform X2 produces MHRLRMAAGKREAWGAPSFSSDALASCRNNGQGTCVRPMTEIDKLAALLFAERGSHTILLVQPTKRPEGRTYADYESVNECMEGVCKMYEEHLKRMNPNSPSITYDISQLFDFIDDLADLSCLVGQKRSNGVTGGYEPSYGYWELNPRPLETRKSF; encoded by the exons ATGCACCGTTTGCGGATGGCTGCCGGGAAGAGGGAGGCGTGGGGtgccccttctttctcttcagatGCACTAGCGAGCTGTAGGAACAATGGCCAGGGGACGTGTGTCAGACCTATGACTGAAATTGACAAACTCGCCGCCTTGCTGTTCGCCGAACGTGGG TCTCACACCATTTTGCTGGTGCAGCCTACCAAGAGGCCAGAAGGCAGGACTTATGCAGACTATGAGTCTGTGAATGAGTGCATGGAAG GTGTTTGTAAGATGTACGAAGAACATCTGAAAAGAATGAATCCTAACAGCCCCTCCATCACATACGATATCAGTCAgttgtttgattttattgatgATCTGGCAGATCTCAGCTGTCTTGT AGGACAAAAGAGGtcaaatggagttacaggtgggtatgagccatcatatgggtattgggaattgaaccccagacCTCTGGAGACCAGAaagagcttttaa